A portion of the Eubacterium maltosivorans genome contains these proteins:
- a CDS encoding NAD(P)/FAD-dependent oxidoreductase: MYDVVIIGAGIIGTSIARELSRYDLKIALLEKENDVSMGSTKANSAIVHGGYAEAHAKLKGRVCYQGRRQFEKLNEELNFGFAPIGSLVLAFEEEQKKGLEDLLENGRLNGLPDLEILDHDAIMEIEPNVNPEVKYALYCKGAGVCSPYEMAIALAENAVANGVELYLETPVKAIERTENGFDVIAGEDQVFDTRYVVNAAGLYSDKISAMVGVDDFQILPRSGEYLLMVRGSGSAINQVLFQMPTKMGKGILVTPTYHGNLLIGPDAVNDESVDRDTHAERLLKIFKEATLTTDKLNIKQFIRSFTGVRAVSTTDDFIVEESRVPHFINVAGIQSPGITSSPAIAQMVAGILRDAGLDLREDPGFNPHRDPIITKKALKPMKEILPLLDLPLGDPERMVCRCEQVTEATILDAMHRGIPVTTIDGIKRRTRAGMGWCQGTFCRPRVAEVMSKELGYEIDPGFDIEHSGVNRIGKNEIVAYIEEHMKDE, from the coding sequence ATGTACGATGTTGTAATAATCGGCGCTGGAATCATCGGTACGAGCATTGCCCGTGAGCTCTCCCGATATGATCTCAAAATCGCCCTGCTTGAAAAGGAAAACGATGTGTCTATGGGTTCCACAAAGGCAAACTCTGCCATTGTCCACGGCGGCTACGCCGAAGCCCACGCCAAGCTCAAGGGCCGCGTGTGCTATCAGGGCCGCAGGCAGTTTGAGAAGCTGAACGAGGAGCTGAATTTTGGTTTTGCGCCCATTGGTTCGCTGGTTCTTGCATTTGAGGAGGAACAGAAAAAAGGTCTGGAGGACCTGCTTGAAAACGGACGCCTCAATGGGCTTCCGGATCTCGAAATTCTGGACCACGACGCCATAATGGAAATCGAACCGAATGTGAACCCTGAGGTCAAATACGCGCTGTACTGCAAAGGCGCCGGCGTCTGCTCACCCTACGAAATGGCCATCGCTCTGGCCGAAAACGCAGTGGCCAACGGCGTGGAGCTCTACCTTGAAACGCCGGTAAAAGCCATCGAACGGACCGAAAACGGCTTTGACGTCATTGCCGGCGAGGACCAGGTTTTTGATACCCGCTACGTGGTCAACGCTGCCGGGCTGTACTCAGATAAAATCTCCGCTATGGTGGGCGTGGACGATTTTCAGATTCTCCCGCGCTCCGGCGAGTATCTGCTCATGGTGCGCGGCTCCGGCTCCGCCATCAACCAGGTGCTGTTCCAGATGCCGACCAAAATGGGCAAGGGTATTCTCGTCACACCAACCTACCATGGCAACCTGCTCATCGGGCCGGACGCTGTCAATGACGAAAGCGTCGACCGCGACACCCACGCCGAACGCCTTCTGAAGATTTTTAAGGAAGCGACCCTGACCACAGACAAGCTGAATATCAAGCAGTTTATCCGCAGCTTTACAGGTGTGCGGGCAGTCAGCACCACCGATGACTTTATCGTTGAGGAAAGTCGTGTGCCTCATTTCATCAACGTTGCGGGCATTCAGTCGCCAGGTATTACCTCTTCACCGGCCATCGCCCAGATGGTCGCTGGAATTCTGAGAGACGCTGGTCTCGATCTTCGGGAGGACCCGGGCTTTAACCCGCACCGCGATCCCATCATCACTAAGAAGGCATTAAAACCAATGAAGGAAATCCTGCCGCTTTTAGATCTGCCGCTGGGTGATCCTGAGCGCATGGTCTGCCGCTGCGAGCAGGTCACCGAGGCCACGATTCTGGACGCCATGCACCGCGGTATCCCCGTCACCACCATCGACGGCATCAAACGCCGCACCCGCGCGGGTATGGGCTGGTGCCAGGGCACCTTCTGCCGTCCGCGCGTCGCTGAAGTCATGTCGAAAGAGCTGGGCTACGAAATCGACCCAGGCTTTGACATTGAGCACAGCGGCGTTAACCGCATCGGCAAAAACGAAATTGTTGCCTACATCGAAGAACATATGAAAGATGAATAA
- a CDS encoding asparaginase, protein MYPIIQNIFLLQTGGTIGSAIHDGCIDIDPEKGDALIQTYLKNASRLVDFEVSRPFTILSENLVPAHWSQIINALKTVDFDRYKGIIVTHGSDTLPYTAAALSYFFNTTPIPIVLVCSNHPLGHPESNALPNFSGAVDFILNTGLPGIFTVYENKDGKTQIHLGTRLLEADWINDNFLSFGGRPFAINDRHCLSHGNARLSPSMDALKNRPHHTGWAATPVFNQKVLALRAYPGMDYRYIDLGGTPPAAVLHALYHSATGNAQGPDGASLAGFIASHPKSDHYLISFKNAQGDLYATGHDLISQGGIPLENISFEAAVTKLYFAYNQKETDPADYMRAERFFEFV, encoded by the coding sequence ATGTATCCCATCATCCAAAATATTTTTCTGCTGCAAACCGGCGGCACTATCGGCAGCGCCATTCATGACGGCTGTATTGACATAGACCCCGAAAAGGGTGACGCTCTGATCCAGACCTATCTGAAAAATGCGTCCCGGCTGGTCGATTTCGAGGTCAGCCGCCCCTTTACCATTCTGAGCGAAAACCTGGTGCCCGCCCACTGGTCCCAGATCATCAACGCCCTTAAAACCGTCGATTTTGACCGTTACAAGGGCATTATCGTGACACACGGCTCCGATACCCTGCCCTACACAGCGGCGGCTTTAAGCTATTTTTTTAATACCACACCCATTCCCATTGTGCTAGTCTGCTCAAACCATCCGCTGGGTCATCCCGAGAGCAACGCACTGCCCAATTTCAGCGGCGCGGTGGATTTTATCCTGAACACCGGCCTGCCAGGCATTTTTACCGTCTATGAGAATAAAGACGGCAAAACGCAGATTCATCTGGGGACGCGGCTTCTGGAGGCGGACTGGATCAACGACAATTTCCTAAGCTTTGGCGGACGCCCCTTCGCCATCAATGACCGGCACTGCCTTTCTCATGGAAACGCGCGGCTGAGCCCGTCCATGGACGCTTTAAAGAACCGACCACACCACACCGGCTGGGCCGCCACGCCAGTGTTCAACCAGAAGGTGCTGGCGCTCCGCGCTTATCCGGGCATGGACTACCGCTACATTGATCTGGGTGGCACACCGCCGGCCGCGGTTCTTCACGCGCTCTACCACTCGGCCACCGGCAACGCCCAAGGCCCCGACGGCGCTTCTCTTGCGGGTTTTATCGCCAGCCATCCGAAGTCCGACCATTATCTGATCTCCTTTAAGAACGCGCAGGGAGACCTCTACGCCACCGGCCATGACCTCATTAGCCAGGGCGGCATCCCTCTGGAAAATATCTCTTTTGAGGCCGCGGTCACCAAGCTTTATTTTGCTTATAACCAGAAAGAAACCGATCCGGCTGACTACATGCGCGCTGAGCGGTTTTTCGAGTTCGTGTAA
- a CDS encoding hydantoinase/oxoprolinase family protein yields the protein MQTVLGIDTGGTYTDAVLLEQKTKKVLKKAKSPTTRDNLAVGIGKSIRGLGLGPEDTVEKVVLSTTLATNAIVEGEGRPTGLIIIGELPKGELPDTHRAQVQGKVNIKGKEVIPLDTAQVIEACKAIAPQVQAFAVSGMMSVRNAGQELAVKNIIKAQCALPVVCGHELSSQLGFHDRTVTTVLNASLIPILEDFIRAVEVTLADQGIDAPVYMVKGDGNLASLSFIQEKPIESILSGPAASVIGALSLAGCDDGVVVDMGGTTTDSGIVIDNTLTLAPIGARVGDWQTQIDSAQINTCGLGGDTQIIPVDGRPTLTGRRVLPACRGGSDGLTPTDLLHYTGDFEGWDRERVVRAVDAQTDKNPDAYVGEAEAQILGIIKKEVLSLYEEHAVPIIAIGAPAKTWYEKIHEETGRIVIVPEHYEVANAVGAAMAAVEERVTALVRPDEENDGYVAHVAGQCRSFQDKAEAVAFVQREAEARAAAAAKAQGAPDISVQVFCDDIVEKIGWRERYIETRVKAVAKATTLKLKMQEEKDERRP from the coding sequence ATGCAGACAGTATTAGGAATTGATACGGGCGGAACGTATACCGACGCCGTTTTACTGGAACAGAAAACAAAAAAAGTGTTAAAAAAAGCAAAATCACCGACCACCAGGGACAATCTGGCCGTCGGGATTGGAAAGAGTATCCGCGGTCTTGGCTTAGGCCCGGAGGATACCGTTGAGAAGGTGGTGCTGTCCACCACGCTGGCTACCAATGCTATTGTCGAGGGCGAAGGACGCCCCACAGGGCTGATCATCATCGGCGAGCTGCCAAAGGGCGAGCTGCCCGACACACACAGGGCACAGGTTCAGGGAAAGGTCAATATCAAGGGAAAAGAGGTGATCCCGCTGGATACGGCGCAGGTCATCGAAGCCTGCAAAGCCATCGCGCCCCAGGTGCAGGCCTTTGCCGTGTCCGGCATGATGAGCGTGCGCAACGCGGGTCAGGAGCTGGCGGTCAAAAACATCATTAAAGCGCAGTGCGCCCTGCCAGTGGTCTGCGGCCACGAGCTCAGCAGCCAGCTGGGGTTCCACGACCGGACTGTCACCACAGTCCTCAACGCCAGCCTGATCCCCATTCTCGAGGATTTTATCCGTGCTGTGGAGGTGACGCTGGCAGATCAGGGCATCGACGCGCCCGTGTATATGGTAAAGGGCGACGGCAATCTGGCCAGCCTTTCCTTTATTCAGGAAAAGCCCATCGAGTCCATTCTGTCCGGCCCGGCCGCCAGCGTTATCGGGGCTTTGAGCCTGGCAGGCTGCGATGACGGTGTCGTTGTCGATATGGGGGGCACTACCACTGACAGCGGCATTGTCATAGACAACACCCTGACCCTGGCGCCCATCGGCGCGCGCGTTGGCGACTGGCAGACCCAGATCGACTCTGCTCAGATCAACACCTGCGGGCTGGGCGGCGATACACAGATCATTCCAGTGGACGGACGCCCCACCCTGACAGGGCGGCGTGTCCTGCCAGCCTGTCGCGGCGGCAGCGATGGGCTGACCCCTACCGATCTGCTGCACTACACCGGAGATTTTGAAGGCTGGGACCGTGAGCGGGTCGTCCGCGCCGTGGACGCGCAGACAGATAAAAACCCCGATGCCTATGTCGGCGAAGCCGAAGCGCAGATCCTGGGAATCATCAAAAAAGAGGTGCTCAGCCTGTACGAGGAGCATGCGGTTCCCATCATCGCCATCGGCGCGCCGGCCAAAACCTGGTATGAGAAAATTCACGAGGAAACAGGCCGCATTGTCATTGTCCCAGAGCACTACGAGGTGGCCAACGCTGTGGGCGCAGCCATGGCCGCTGTCGAGGAGCGCGTCACCGCGCTGGTGCGCCCCGATGAGGAAAACGACGGTTATGTCGCCCATGTGGCCGGCCAGTGCAGAAGCTTTCAGGATAAAGCCGAGGCCGTGGCGTTTGTGCAAAGGGAAGCCGAAGCCCGGGCGGCCGCGGCCGCGAAAGCGCAGGGTGCTCCGGACATCAGCGTCCAGGTATTCTGCGACGACATCGTGGAGAAAATCGGCTGGCGTGAGCGCTATATCGAGACCCGCGTAAAGGCTGTGGCCAAGGCCACCACCCTCAAGCTGAAAATGCAGGAAGAGAAGGACGAAAGACGGCCGTAG
- a CDS encoding LytR/AlgR family response regulator transcription factor, producing the protein MYRIAICDDDENFLNQLSRHTETILCEKGLITGSDFEIDCFSEAGGIQEKVLKEPARYQLLLLDVELSDENGMALARIFRKHEVTCSIIFITSYRDYVFDCFDTQPLWYLLKPVDFEKFKEILLSDYRRSYADTRLVVKINGRKIIIPFQEIYALEATEHRTRIWMSDGFRDWNGALSALKPQLPLFEFCQSHNSYVINLAHVKEIQRTEVLMDNDRIFPVSRRYYDKIFEKYFTFLKI; encoded by the coding sequence ATGTACCGGATTGCTATCTGTGATGATGATGAAAATTTTTTGAACCAGCTGAGCCGGCATACAGAAACCATCCTCTGTGAAAAAGGGCTGATAACCGGCTCTGATTTCGAGATAGACTGCTTCTCCGAAGCCGGCGGGATACAGGAAAAAGTGCTGAAAGAGCCCGCCCGTTATCAGCTTCTGCTTCTGGACGTCGAGCTTTCCGACGAAAACGGCATGGCCCTTGCAAGGATATTCCGCAAACACGAGGTCACCTGCAGCATCATCTTTATCACGTCCTACCGCGACTATGTGTTTGACTGCTTCGACACCCAGCCGCTGTGGTATCTGCTGAAGCCAGTGGATTTTGAAAAATTTAAGGAGATTCTGTTATCAGACTACCGCCGCAGCTATGCCGATACCCGCCTTGTCGTCAAGATCAACGGCAGAAAGATTATCATACCGTTTCAGGAAATCTACGCGCTGGAAGCGACAGAGCACCGCACGAGGATATGGATGAGCGACGGATTTCGTGACTGGAACGGGGCGCTTTCCGCCCTGAAGCCACAGCTTCCCCTATTTGAATTCTGTCAGTCACACAACAGCTATGTTATCAATCTGGCCCATGTGAAGGAAATACAGCGCACGGAAGTTCTCATGGACAATGACCGGATATTCCCTGTCAGCCGCCGCTACTACGACAAAATCTTTGAGAAATATTTTACCTTTTTAAAAATCTGA
- a CDS encoding sensor histidine kinase, producing the protein MDKNTSKWKRGLVLLFAVITLLGVSFLGSYTHTDAEKLFLTPVFEDSRGWDIYTLENGARKDVTTQELPGTRGTLYLSRVLDRELEETGYTVLELDGTGWQSSVFLDGELLYTVDPALDNRIGAVEFPEAYKGIQGVGEYARVSLPPDYAGKTLTIALGYGGEPDYKSMPMVRLSSEAIQTQTLISDANRISMPAAAYMMAALLLLGLFLYDFYHGKKSCSILLLTAAALVQALRTLLGFEFYFASHFSLSVPAADLLIPLCAGLPMLYLFANMKRWQKWYGWFLIVPLGLVATFHLAAGFELFSFLSYYPYDTLLYISLLALVVFAVLEYRDRNTVYRLFTPAFFAVLAGILLVYLGFELTGNTDNNLVGVLRHPVAMSYLLLQHCGDILLILGGAVSLLLTIKRAADMQSELSVMTVKNELISENIQSIQKSSREIAEMRHDMLRHLHTMLDLYHEENSERLEAYLRELTQETEAILPVKVCEHPVVNALVTRALIKAEKADIRMDLHVEVPAGISITDNDLCTLLMNMLDNAIEAVSALSKNRQRRIELTMHVRGRYLFVETLNPCEKPLRMDGKSGLCVSDKGDGHGYGMKAMSDIAKKYSSILQIKLEKGTIMVRTALLMPQDNA; encoded by the coding sequence TTGGATAAGAATACGTCAAAATGGAAACGCGGGCTGGTTCTGCTCTTTGCCGTCATCACTCTGCTTGGCGTTTCCTTTCTCGGCTCCTACACTCATACAGACGCGGAGAAGCTGTTCCTCACCCCGGTATTTGAGGACAGCAGAGGCTGGGACATCTACACATTGGAAAACGGCGCCAGAAAGGATGTCACGACACAGGAGCTGCCCGGCACAAGGGGAACGCTCTACCTTTCAAGGGTTTTAGACAGGGAATTGGAGGAGACGGGTTATACGGTTCTGGAGCTGGATGGGACCGGCTGGCAAAGCAGCGTTTTTCTGGACGGCGAGCTTCTCTATACCGTAGACCCGGCGCTCGATAACCGGATCGGCGCTGTGGAATTTCCAGAAGCGTACAAAGGCATACAGGGAGTGGGCGAGTATGCCAGGGTATCGCTGCCGCCGGATTATGCCGGAAAGACGCTGACAATCGCCCTCGGCTATGGCGGCGAGCCGGACTACAAGAGTATGCCGATGGTGCGGCTGTCCAGCGAAGCCATACAGACGCAGACGCTCATCAGTGACGCGAACCGTATTTCCATGCCTGCGGCGGCCTATATGATGGCTGCCCTGCTGCTGCTGGGACTGTTTCTCTATGATTTTTATCATGGCAAAAAATCCTGCTCTATCCTGCTGCTGACAGCGGCGGCGTTGGTGCAGGCACTGCGCACGCTGCTGGGGTTTGAGTTTTATTTTGCTTCGCACTTTTCCCTGAGCGTCCCGGCAGCAGACCTGCTGATCCCTCTGTGCGCCGGACTTCCCATGCTGTATCTGTTTGCGAACATGAAGCGGTGGCAGAAGTGGTATGGCTGGTTTTTGATCGTGCCGCTGGGCCTGGTGGCCACGTTTCATCTGGCGGCAGGGTTTGAACTGTTTTCATTTCTTTCCTACTATCCCTACGATACGCTGCTGTATATCTCACTGCTGGCCCTTGTCGTATTCGCGGTTCTGGAATACCGTGACCGCAATACTGTCTACCGTCTGTTTACGCCGGCTTTTTTTGCAGTCCTTGCCGGTATTCTTCTCGTCTATCTCGGCTTTGAACTGACGGGAAACACCGACAATAATCTTGTGGGCGTTCTGAGACACCCGGTCGCCATGTCTTATCTCCTTCTACAACACTGCGGAGATATTCTGCTGATACTTGGCGGGGCTGTCAGCTTACTGCTGACCATCAAAAGGGCGGCGGACATGCAGAGTGAGCTTTCTGTCATGACTGTAAAAAATGAGCTGATAAGCGAAAATATCCAGAGCATCCAGAAAAGCAGCAGGGAGATCGCGGAAATGCGTCACGATATGCTGCGCCATCTGCACACGATGCTGGACCTCTACCATGAAGAAAACAGTGAACGGCTGGAGGCATACCTGCGGGAGCTGACGCAGGAGACGGAAGCCATACTGCCGGTCAAGGTGTGTGAGCATCCTGTCGTCAACGCCCTTGTAACACGGGCGCTGATAAAGGCAGAGAAGGCAGATATTCGGATGGATTTACATGTGGAGGTGCCCGCCGGTATCTCGATTACAGACAATGACCTCTGCACGCTTCTGATGAATATGCTCGATAACGCCATCGAAGCAGTGTCCGCACTTTCTAAGAACAGACAGCGGCGGATAGAGCTCACCATGCATGTGCGCGGCCGCTACCTGTTCGTGGAAACGCTCAACCCCTGTGAGAAGCCGCTGCGGATGGATGGAAAGAGCGGACTCTGCGTCAGTGATAAAGGTGACGGCCACGGCTATGGCATGAAAGCCATGTCGGACATTGCCAAAAAGTACAGCAGTATCCTGCAAATCAAGCTGGAGAAGGGGACCATCATGGTGCGCACAGCGCTTCTCATGCCGCAGGACAACGCATAA